The Juglans microcarpa x Juglans regia isolate MS1-56 chromosome 2S, Jm3101_v1.0, whole genome shotgun sequence genome has a window encoding:
- the LOC121253578 gene encoding calmodulin calcium-dependent NAD kinase-like yields the protein HEPLSFFKCIISWDISFLTFFLTSDHDTKPTFTQILVASSIGLIVAATVHYCFRKPRDQKVVPRLRLSNSSGHGQKLERFPHYVARQMGFRDRRECPQLCKLASEYIRKSEGCEDNIYTFFSSQPDADSLFVKLVEEFERCILSYFAFHWSHADLMISQVLSSDPEPKRKLKHIFMAATREQRFQRVTKNLKVARVFTTLVEELKAMGMIMNDDSRCTEVMAPVAHSDRSPVILFMGGGMGAGKSTVLQDILKEPFWVGAAGNAVIIEADAFKESDVIYRALSSRGHGHVDMLQTAELVHQSSTDAAASLLVTALNEGRDVIMDGTLSWHPFVVQTITMARNVHRRRYRMGAGYRVNEDGTVIENYWEQIEDEEPEKVGGKKRKPYRIELFGIVCDAYLAVIRGIRRAIMCRRAVRVNSQLKSHKRFANAFLTYCQLVDSARLYCTNALEGPPKLIGWKDRDRTLLVDPEEIDCLKRVCNLNDNAKSIYELYKHPNPACEAGSIWKDIVLSPSRLNVQQELKYCIQRIESMK from the exons CATGAGCCACTATCGTTTTTCAAATGCATCATTTCTTGGGATATATCATTCCTCACATTCTTTTTGACTTCAGATCATGACACCAAGCCCACCTTCACACAGATCTTGGTAGCCTCTTCGATTGGTTTGATAGTTGCTGCCACCGTGCATTACTGTTTTCGGAAGCCAAGAGATCAGAAAGTCGTTCCACGCCTGAGATTATCAAACTCATCAGGACATGGTCAAAAGCTAGAAAGGTTTCCACATTATGTAG CTAGGCAAATGGGATTCAGGGACAGACGAGAGTGTCCACAGCTATGCAAGTTGGCTTCTGAGTACATTAGGAAATCCGAGGGATGTGAGGACAATATTTATACGTTCTTTTCAAGCCAACCTGATGCAGATTCACTCTTTGTGAAGCTTGTGGAGGAGTTTGAGAGATGCATTCTCAGTTACTTTGCATTCCATTGGAGCCATGCTGATCTTATGATTAGTCAG GTGTTGAGCTCTGATCCTGAGCCTAAAAGGAAGCTGAAGCACATTTTCATGGCAGCAACAAG GGAACAGAGATTTCAGAGGGTAACAAAGAACCTGAAGGTGGCTAGAGTGTTCACCACATTAGTAGAGGAGCTGAAGGCAATGGGAATGATAATGAATGATGACTCGCGATGTACCGAGGTGATGGCTCCGGTGGCACACAGCGATAGGAGTCCAGTCATCCTCTTCATGGGTGGTGGGATGGGAGCTGGGAAGAGCACTGTGCTTCAAGATATTCTCAAAGA GCCATTCTGGGTAGGAGCAGCAGGGAATGCAGTTATAATTGAGGCGGACGCCTTCAAAGAATCAGATGTCATCTATAGGGCCCTTAGTTCCAGAGGTCATGGACATGTTGACATGCTCCAAACTGCTGAACTG GTTCACCAATCATCTACTGATGCAGCAGCATCCCTCCTGGTGACAGCACTTAATGAAGGGCGTGATGTGATCATGGATGGCACCCTCTCTTGGCATCCGTTTGTTGTGCAGACAATAACAATGGCAAGAAAtgtccatcgccgccgttatcGTATGGGTGCTGGTTACAGGGTAAATGAAGATGGAACTGTAATAGAAAACTACTGGGAACAAATTGAAGATGAAGAACCAGAGAAAGTAGGAGGCAAAAAGAGAAAACCATACAGGATTGAGCTTTTTGGAATTGTATGTGATGCTTATCTGGCTGTTATACGAGGCATAAG GAGGGCTATAATGTGTAGAAGAGCTGTAAGAGTAAATTCACAACTAAAATCCCACAAGAGATTTGCAAATGCATTCCTAACATACTGCCAGCTGGTTGACAGTGCCAGGCTATACTGCACCAATGCTTTGGAAGGCCCGCCAAAG TTGATAGGGTGGAAAGACAGAGACAGGACGTTGCTGGTTGATCCAGAAGAAATTGATTGCTTAAAAAGGGTATGTAACTTGAATGACAATGCCAAGTCCATATATGAACTTTACAAGCACCCTAACCCAGCTTGCGAAGCTGGTTCGATTTGGAAAGACATAGTATTGTCACCTTCAAGATTGAATGTTCAACAGGAACTGAAGTATTGCATTCAGAGAATTGAGagtatgaaatga